From a region of the Lactuca sativa cultivar Salinas chromosome 4, Lsat_Salinas_v11, whole genome shotgun sequence genome:
- the LOC111878590 gene encoding protein FAR1-RELATED SEQUENCE 6-like produces the protein MILIGDADEESTEFNINNNDIHVEDAFFKDIIEEDEQISSTSQSNDNEEAKHFESKDEDELSCIEVKSPCGAKTIEWIPRVDESFLPKKDMVFYNTRASKADSMVTGLKGGYSKQGAKKIDYKNFSRDLNCYIGDSDDDELRALFWADAIAKRNYKKFSDVVSFDATYKTNKYNMIFVPFTAIDNHKRCVTIGASLLARETTEFYTWLLKCFLNGFDESIELLGSVYIIVYKAVYGHVYMPVSAKLINETNFRKRMQGLIWNSCIDPDIFEEKWKYLIKRYKLEDNKWLKEMYNIQTSWIADYFRDTTLSGLMRRTSRSESVNSFFKRFMSKDSNLIMFMCKFESAMDEQRNLQSTNDFNSKNKNPPIQTNLQFEVHASKFYTLNIFKLFQKEIKDSIWTCSATPYERVQDHDTYFIIEQIMDEDIQNRSVFFNKNSYIFKSDNRKQFQYQVKVFPNEETYKCSFLVFEHNGILCRNILCVMRSNFVKSIPSKNMLRRWKESIIRPNELIKSHGIADNISGCERMIQDAYSIVTECINIIGHDAEAMTQFLQWQKEILTKVESNPPKNFWD, from the exons atgattttaataGGTGATGCTGATGAAGAATCTACTGAATTTAACATAAACAATAACGATATACATGTTGAAGATGCATTTTTCAAAGATATTATTGAAGAGGATGAGCAAATTTCTTCGACATCCCAGTCGAATGATAATGAAGAAG CAAAACATTTTGAATCAAAAGATGAAGATGAATTAAGCTGCATAGAAGTAAAATCTCCTTGTGGCGCAAAAACAATTGAGTGGATCCCAAGAGTTGATGAATCATTCCTGCCAAAGAAAGATATGGTGTTTTACAATACAA GAGCAAGCAAAGCAGATAGCATGGTTACTGGTTTAAAGGGTGGTTACAGTAAACAAGGTGCAAAGAAAATCGACTACAAAAATTTTTCAAGAGACTTAAACTGCTATATAGGAGATAGTGAT GATGATGAGCTAAGGGCACTGTTTTGGGCAGATGCAATTGCAAAAAGAAACTACAAAAAATTCTCTGATGTGGTATCATTCGATGCTACATACAAAACAAACAA ATATAATATGATCTTTGTTCCATTTACTGCAATTGATAACCACAAAAGATGTGTCACAATTGGTGCTAGTTTGCTAGCTAGAGAAACAACGGAATTCTATACATGGCTTCTCAAATGCTTTCTCAATGGCTTTG ATGAAAGCATTGAACTTTTGGGATCTGTTTATATAATTGTATACAAAGCTGTATACGGACATGTATACATGcct GTTTCTGCAAAACTAATAAATGAGACTAACTTTAGAAAAAGAATGCAAGGTctaatttggaattcttgtattgatCCGGATATATTTGAAGAAAAGTGGAAGTATCTAATAAAAAGATATAAACTAGAAGATAACAAATGGCTGAAAGAGATGTATAATATTCAAACAAGTTGGATTGCTGATTATTTTAGAGACACTACACTGTCAGGTCTGATGAGGAGAACATCAAGATCAGAGAGTGTAAATAGCTTCTTCAAAAGATTTATGTCAAAAGATTCAAATCTAATTATGTTCATGTGCAAATTTGAATCTGCAATGGATGAGCAAAGAAATCTTCAATCAACAAATGACTTTAATTCCAAAAATAAAAACCCACCAATTCAAACAAATCTTCAATTTGAAGTACATGCATCAAAGTTCTACACACTTAATATATTCAAATTATttcaaaaagaaataaaagattCTATCTGGACATGCTCAGCCACACCATATGAGAGAGTTCAAGATCATGACACATACTTTATTATTGAGCAAATAATGGATGAAGATATACAAAACAGAAGTGTGTTCTTCaacaaaaattcatatattttcaAAAGTGACAACAGAAAGCAATTTCAATACCAG GTTAAGGTATTTCCAAATGAAGAAACATATAAATGTTCTTTCCTGGTATTCGAGCATAATGGAATTTTGTGCAGGAATATACTATGTGTTATGAGATCAAATTTTGTAAAAAGTATACCATCAAAGAATATGCTGAGAAGATGGAAGGAAAGTATAATAAGACCTAACGAATTGATAAAAAGTCATGGTATTGCTGACAATATTAGTGGATGTGAAAGAATGATACAAGATGCATATTCTATAGTCACAGAATGTATCAATATTATTGGACATGATGCTGAAGCAATGACTCAGTTTCTTCAATGGCAAAAAGAAATTCTAACCAAAGTTGAATCAAATCCACCAAAGAATTTTTGGGACTGA